One segment of Primulina tabacum isolate GXHZ01 chromosome 14, ASM2559414v2, whole genome shotgun sequence DNA contains the following:
- the LOC142524308 gene encoding putative galacturonosyltransferase-like 9 codes for MRKMVVSRLCSLPIQVVALALLLWSPLTCLGIRSFPAGAVTELEFNSLFGYSEAPDYRNGLHCPKAAPFSDHESGKFSACDPSMVHVAMTLDAEYLRGSVAAVHSVLRHASCPEHVFFHLIAAEFDSVNPRVLTRLVRSIFPSLNFKIYIFREDSVINLISSSIRSALENPLNYARNYLGDILDPCVKRVIYLDSDLVLVDDVLKLWEVKLSEEKVIGAPEYCHANFTKYFTDNFWSDPVLSRAFPSRKPCYFNTGVMVMDLQKWREGNYKKKIENWMELQRRNRIYELGSLPPFLLVFGGNVEPIDHRWNQHGLGGDNVAGSCRSLHPGPVSLLHWSGKGKPWVRLDENEPCPLDHLWKPYDLYKGKSRVQNHQHHVQLLTLSSNYLAGYSNYLY; via the coding sequence ATGAGAAAAATGGTTGTTTCACGGCTGTGTTCACTTCCGATCCAGGTGGTTGCTCTGGCTCTCCTCCTTTGGTCACCGTTGACGTGCCTCGGGATCCGATCCTTTCCTGCCGGAGCTGTGACGGAGCTGGAGTTCAACAGCCTCTTCGGGTATTCCGAGGCGCCGGACTACCGCAACGGATTGCACTGTCCCAAGGCGGCGCCTTTTTCCGATCATGAATCCGGGAAGTTCTCCGCTTGTGACCCTTCTATGGTGCACGTTGCGATGACCCTAGACGCGGAATACCTTCGGGGCTCCGTCGCGGCGGTGCACTCGGTTCTCCGCCACGCGTCGTGCCCGGAACACGTGTTCTTCCATTTAATCGCTGCCGAGTTTGACTCAGTCAACCCGCGGGTATTAACGCGGCTTGTTCGATCTATATTCCCTTCTCTGAACTTCAAAATCTACATTTTCCGAGAGGATTCAGTAATTAACCTGATTTCTTCCTCCATTCGGTCTGCGCTAGAGAATCCGCTGAACTACGCTCGAAATTACCTAGGTGATATCCTGGATCCGTGTGTGAAACGGGTCATCTACCTCGATTCAGATCTTGTCTTGGTCGACGATGTTCTGAAGCTGTGGGAAGTGAAACTATCGGAAGAGAAAGTAATCGGAGCTCCGGAATATTGCCACGCCAATTTCACCAAGTATTTCACAGACAATTTCTGGTCCGACCCGGTTCTAAGCCGTGCATTCCCGTCCAGGAAACCGTGTTACTTCAACACGGGGGTGATGGTAATGGACTTGCAGAAGTGGAGGGAGGGGAATTACAAGAAGAAAATCGAGAACTGGATGGAATTGCAGAGGAGGAACCGGATATACGAGCTGGGGTCATTGCCTCCATTTTTGCTCGTCTTCGGTGGAAATGTCGAGCCCATCGATCACCGATGGAACCAACATGGGCTGGGTGGGGATAACGTGGCAGGATCCTGTAGGTCGCTGCATCCCGGCCCAGTGAGCCTTCTGCACTGGAGTGGGAAGGGCAAGCCATGGGTTAGGCTTGATGAGAATGAGCCCTGCCCGTTGGACCATCTTTGGAAACCGTACGATTTGTACAAGGGGAAATCGAGGGTacaaaatcaccagcatcatgTACAACTATTGACTTTGTCAAGTAATTACTTGGCTGGTTACTctaattatttgtattaa
- the LOC142523714 gene encoding uncharacterized protein LOC142523714, which produces MVGRPPRQNRNGIKFHYESLRKNRCPTFSGAADPKIKQSWLKNVETQLRLFEVIEALKMDVIMPFLEDKAGKWWDAISPAMTAAGPVTWQHFREAFLKLYYPAEVRLQKLSEFENFTQAPDMSVVEYTSQFNALESYAPAIMADEVLKLHRFKKGLNSRIQSALALYQPTNFSDLIGATIRAEADIQRRQGENKNKRPLNIQPSQ; this is translated from the coding sequence ATGGTCGGTAGACCCCCGAGACAAAACCGGAATGGAATCAAGTTTCACTACGAATCACTTCGCAAGAACAGGTGTCCAACCTTCAGTGGAGCTGCCGACCCTAAAATTAAACAGAGCTGGCTGAAAAATGTGGAGACTCAGCTGCGACTATTTGAAGTCATCGAGGCACTGAAAATGGACGTAATCATGCCTTTCCTGGAAGATAAAGCAGGCAAGTGGTGGGACGCAATCTCGCCAGCCATGACCGCTGCTGGACCAGTCACATGGCAGCACTTCCGAGAAGCTTTCCTGAAATTGTATTATCCAGCTGAGGTCAGACTTCAGAAGCTGAGTGAATTTGAGAATTTCACTCAAGCCCCGGATATGTCAGTGGTTGAATATACTTCCCAATTCAATGCCCTTGAATCTTATGCTCCGGCAATCATGGCAGACGAAGTCCTGAAATTGCACCGATTCAAAAAGGGATTGAACAGCAGAATACAGTCGGCACTAGCACTCTACCAGCCCACCAACTTTTCAGACCTGATAGGTGCGACTATCCGAGCCGAAGCTGACATTCAACGAAGACAAGGGGAAAACAAGAACAAACGACCTCTCAACATCCAGCCTTCTCAATGA